In one window of Nocardia brasiliensis DNA:
- a CDS encoding class I SAM-dependent methyltransferase, with protein sequence MARRKSPDHLVKPVGTITRGTTGVNRLRRSDRWLVHDELVTARLSAAADPLVVDLGYGASPWTTLELAARLRAVRPDVRVVGLEIDPERVVPGRDGVSFARGGFELAGLRPVLVRAFNVLRQYPEAAVGEAWATIRSGLAPDGLLIDGTCDELGRRCAWVLLDRAGPLSLTLAWDPFTVEQPSDIAERLPKALIHRNIPGEPIHALLTAADRAWAHASPLAPYGPRVRWRAAAESLRREGFPVRVYRRRLRDCVLSVPWETVAPNPGID encoded by the coding sequence CGGCGCAGCGACCGCTGGCTGGTGCACGACGAGCTGGTGACCGCCCGGTTGTCGGCGGCCGCCGATCCGCTGGTGGTCGATCTGGGTTATGGCGCGAGCCCGTGGACCACGCTGGAGTTGGCGGCGCGGTTGCGTGCGGTGCGCCCCGATGTCCGGGTGGTCGGGTTGGAGATCGATCCGGAGCGGGTGGTGCCGGGCCGCGACGGGGTCAGTTTCGCCCGCGGCGGATTCGAGTTGGCCGGGCTGCGACCGGTTTTGGTGCGGGCGTTCAATGTGCTGCGGCAGTATCCCGAGGCCGCGGTCGGCGAGGCCTGGGCGACGATTCGGTCCGGTCTGGCACCGGATGGTCTGCTGATCGACGGCACCTGTGACGAGTTGGGTCGCCGCTGCGCCTGGGTGTTGCTCGACCGCGCCGGGCCGCTTTCGCTGACCTTGGCGTGGGATCCGTTCACCGTCGAGCAGCCCTCCGATATCGCCGAGCGGCTGCCGAAAGCGTTGATCCACCGCAATATCCCGGGCGAGCCGATCCATGCGCTGCTGACGGCGGCCGACCGCGCCTGGGCGCACGCGTCGCCACTGGCGCCGTACGGACCTCGGGTGCGCTGGCGCGCCGCCGCCGAATCGCTACGCCGAGAAGGCTTTCCGGTGCGCGTCTACCGGCGGCGGCTGCGTGATTGCGTGCTCTCGGTGCCGTGGGAGACGGTCGCGCCGAACCCCGGAATCGACTGA